The following proteins are co-located in the Oscillospiraceae bacterium genome:
- a CDS encoding YigZ family protein — protein sequence MEKYKTVKEYAECEIIEKKSRFIGYICPVSTEKEALSFISKISKMNWDATHNVYAYKVNEGNISRCSDDGEPAKTAGAPILDVIEKEELTDLCVVVTRYFGGTLLGTGGLVKAYSKAGKDVINVSGIVTKQLSVKFVVSIPYHLLGKYENEFKNYDVIILEKEFSDTVDILGICKDDKFDVLNKKISEISGGQFLLIETEKLFYGF from the coding sequence ATGGAGAAGTATAAAACTGTAAAAGAATATGCGGAATGTGAAATTATTGAAAAGAAATCAAGATTTATAGGTTATATATGTCCTGTCAGCACTGAAAAAGAAGCACTTTCGTTTATTTCAAAAATCAGCAAAATGAATTGGGATGCAACACACAATGTATATGCATATAAAGTGAATGAAGGGAATATATCAAGATGTTCTGATGATGGCGAACCTGCTAAAACAGCAGGGGCTCCAATACTTGATGTTATAGAAAAAGAAGAACTGACGGATTTATGTGTAGTTGTTACAAGGTATTTTGGAGGTACACTGCTTGGTACCGGCGGACTTGTCAAAGCATATTCCAAAGCAGGAAAAGATGTTATAAATGTGTCAGGGATTGTAACTAAACAATTATCGGTAAAATTTGTTGTATCTATTCCGTATCATTTGCTTGGAAAATATGAGAATGAATTTAAAAATTATGATGTAATAATACTGGAAAAAGAATTTTCTGATACTGTAGATATACTTGGTATATGCAAAGATGATAAATTTGATGTTTTAAATAAAAAAATATCCGAAATATCGGGAGGTCAGTTTTTACTTATAGAAACTGAAAAACTGTTTTATGGCTTTTAG
- a CDS encoding radical SAM protein produces MRKINIPIFVSHQGCPNDCIFCNQKKITGVYKKEKEEEIKDKISSFLETCDENSEIEISFFGGSFTGIDIEEQNMYLNVAGTFFYDKRIKGIRISTRPDYISYDILENLLKKGVTTIELGVQSMNDNVLNMNKRGLTSKQTVDAVKKIREYNFNLGLQMMVGMYGSTYDDDIFTCEEIIKLKPDFVRIYPTVVIKETKLYDLYNCKAYIPYSLDEAVEISAKLLSKFQNANIDVIRIGLMAGEDINENNVYGPYHSSFRELVESYIYYNKIKDDILKLNTDSIVIKCNKKLVSKIIGNKKANIKKLKEEFNLKSLKVLESDISEYIITDDK; encoded by the coding sequence TTGTATATTTTGTAATCAAAAAAAAATAACAGGTGTTTATAAAAAAGAAAAAGAAGAGGAAATTAAAGATAAAATTTCTTCGTTTCTTGAAACTTGCGATGAAAATTCTGAAATTGAAATATCATTTTTTGGAGGAAGTTTTACAGGGATAGATATTGAAGAACAAAATATGTATCTTAATGTTGCAGGTACTTTCTTTTATGATAAAAGAATAAAAGGGATACGAATTTCTACCCGTCCTGACTATATTTCTTATGATATTTTAGAAAATTTATTAAAAAAAGGTGTAACAACTATTGAACTTGGTGTTCAGTCTATGAATGACAATGTTCTTAATATGAATAAAAGAGGGCTTACATCTAAACAAACCGTAGATGCTGTTAAAAAAATTCGCGAATATAATTTTAATTTAGGGCTGCAAATGATGGTAGGAATGTATGGCTCAACGTATGATGACGATATTTTTACTTGTGAGGAAATAATAAAATTAAAGCCTGATTTTGTTAGAATATATCCGACTGTTGTAATAAAAGAAACAAAATTGTATGACTTATATAACTGTAAAGCATATATACCTTACAGTTTGGATGAAGCGGTTGAAATAAGCGCAAAGTTACTTTCAAAGTTTCAAAATGCCAATATTGATGTTATAAGAATAGGACTTATGGCAGGCGAGGATATAAATGAGAATAACGTATATGGACCATATCATTCTTCGTTCAGAGAACTTGTTGAAAGTTACATCTATTACAATAAAATAAAGGATGATATTTTAAAATTAAATACAGACAGTATAGTTATAAAATGTAACAAAAAATTAGTTTCTAAAATTATAGGTAATAAGAAAGCAAATATTAAGAAACTTAAAGAAGAATTTAATTTAAAGTCATTAAAAGTTTTAGAAAGCGATATATCAGAATATATTATAACAGATGATAAATGA
- the hflX gene encoding GTPase HflX: MINDLIGVFMEERKDRVVLIGASIGDKSLNDTDEASMKELCELVKTANGEVVGEVIQNIKTIDPSTFIGSGKVLEIKEFIDANDVNMAVFDTELSGSITKNLENQLGVSVIDRSRLILDIFALRAKSKEGKCQVELAQLKYILPRLSGIGQSLSRLGGGIGTRGPGETKLESDRRHIRRKIEHLTEELKEIENHRSNIRKKRTEDSIPVVALVGYTNVGKSSLLNLLTKSNDAYVENKLFATLDPLMRKITLPDKTEFIICDTVGFIRKLPHHLIEAFKSTLEETKYADLIIHLVDASNDEIDKSIEVVNKLINELNEDNKPVITVFNKCDIKEPPLYYQDMNSVNISVKQNKNIDGLIKKIQEVIFSSKKRLKVTIPFSDGNILGLIYKTSTIISEESKEDGFHLEVVCDIEIYNKIKRYENGEV, translated from the coding sequence ATGATAAATGACTTAATAGGAGTATTTATGGAAGAAAGAAAAGACAGAGTAGTTTTAATCGGTGCATCAATAGGAGATAAAAGCCTTAATGATACTGATGAAGCATCTATGAAAGAACTTTGTGAACTTGTTAAAACTGCAAATGGTGAAGTTGTCGGTGAGGTTATTCAGAATATTAAAACTATTGACCCTTCGACTTTTATCGGAAGCGGAAAAGTTTTGGAAATCAAAGAATTTATTGATGCCAACGATGTTAATATGGCTGTTTTTGATACTGAATTATCAGGCTCTATAACTAAAAATCTTGAAAATCAGTTAGGTGTTTCAGTTATTGACAGAAGCCGTCTTATTCTTGACATATTTGCGTTAAGAGCAAAGTCAAAAGAAGGCAAATGTCAGGTTGAACTTGCACAACTTAAATATATCTTGCCAAGATTATCCGGAATAGGGCAGAGTCTATCCCGTTTGGGCGGTGGTATAGGAACAAGAGGGCCGGGTGAAACAAAACTTGAAAGTGACAGGCGTCATATAAGAAGAAAAATAGAACATCTGACGGAAGAGTTAAAAGAAATAGAAAATCATAGAAGTAATATAAGAAAAAAAAGGACAGAAGATTCTATTCCTGTTGTTGCACTTGTTGGTTATACAAATGTCGGAAAATCATCTCTCCTTAATCTGCTTACTAAGAGTAATGATGCGTATGTTGAAAATAAACTTTTTGCAACTTTAGACCCGCTTATGAGAAAAATAACACTTCCTGATAAAACGGAATTTATAATTTGTGACACAGTCGGGTTTATAAGAAAACTTCCTCATCATTTGATAGAAGCGTTTAAGTCTACTTTAGAAGAAACTAAGTATGCTGACTTGATTATTCATCTTGTGGATGCTTCGAATGATGAAATTGATAAATCCATTGAGGTTGTAAATAAACTTATAAATGAACTGAATGAAGATAATAAACCTGTTATTACGGTGTTTAATAAATGCGATATTAAAGAACCTCCTCTTTATTATCAGGATATGAATTCAGTCAATATTTCAGTAAAACAAAATAAAAATATAGATGGTCTTATTAAAAAAATTCAAGAAGTAATTTTCAGTTCTAAAAAAAGGTTAAAAGTTACCATCCCGTTTTCAGACGGTAACATTCTGGGGCTTATATATAAAACATCAACTATAATTTCAGAAGAATCGAAAGAAGACGGATTTCATCTGGAAGTCGTTTGCGATATAGAAATATATAATAAAATTAAAAGGTATGAAAATGGAGAAGTATAA